The genomic stretch CGAAAGTTCCACCGCAATACATCGAGCCACAAAGGTAccaacaaacataaaataacccttatattcataagaaaattaaataaaaaaaaatatctgcaaatattataaaattccagCAGGAATAGTGGAAGGTAAGTATCGAGCAGTTGAAGAATGCGTTAAGTTATAAAGTAGTAAGTCCCGCACTGTCTACAACCACAACCATGCatccagctatctaccaaTGATcacaatataaacatttactttGTACTATCACgatgtaattaatttctaactgGAGAGAAATCccttcttttttttctaaataccACCTTAGTGTCAATCAATAGGAATTAGGCAATAACTACTTTTTTAAAGTGTTTCAGTAATAACTTATAACTGAACTTCGATGATTAAGTTCACAATGCTTCATGAAACACCTATATGGACATTGGAACTAATTAATGACTTATCGTCCGAAAGAAAAGACGAACTTTcttccaatttttttaaagaggtTATGGTGGGTTAAAACAAAGTCatgaacaatttattacatacatttatttcaaaaaaattataagtatgttCTAAAAGGATGATTTCAgtttaacatttcattaacCAATTAGTTTTCATGCTACATAATTTagatactaattttatatatataaacttctaTTGTTAGTCTCCGATGCCTATTGAACTCGGCTAATCTTACATATGTTTTGTGATTAGATCTATTAACCTAACATAGAGATATTTACTTAACATAGAGCATGCAAATTCTGACACATAATTGCTCTTGTCATCAGTACTAATTTTATTGCTGCAACAAATCCCTTAtcttacaataatttactGATCTGTATAAATGTACTAAAAGTTCAGAAATTTCAGTGCTAATTCAAAAACACTGTTATAacctttttcttaaatatcataaaaaaggaatatttcATCTTCCTACATTTTCATGCAGATAAAAACTCATGCTGATAAAAGAACATCccaattaatttcattattatagaCTTCTCTTTCAAGCCACATTTCATAGTTTTCCTTGAACTCTTCATCAAGATCAAAATTAGTGTCAAGTACACTATTAATATCTTTGTCGACGGGTGTCAACTCACTCTCCTGATCTGCCATTGTGCCATACCGTCGTCTGTTGAAACGATCAACGCAGGCTCGCAAAGCGCACTCTTCATCTTGAAAGTCCCATGGGCGAGCATCTACATCATTGCCGAAGGCCCAATCGTCATTTAACCTATGGCGTACCTTAGAATAAATTGCACTGATGGTTTTCATGTTCGTTTTCCGCCACTGTCGTCCCAAATACTTAGTCTGCATCTTCAAAAgtttcaaaacataaaactgCATCAAAGCATGTCGGACTTTCAAGGTGCGTTTTAATATAGGTGcacttttaaaaacaacaagcATCATGATTCTTGCATTTTTCCattttgtcaatttatttaaaatcctcAGGAGGTTAATgcaagaaaatacatttcgcCAAGAGTATGGTACTGATGTGTCGCCAATATCTAGACATTCCTTTGTCAATTCAGGCTGTTCGCCAATTACACAAGCAGGAAAATCAAATATGGGTATGGTGTTCTTAGCTCCAACATATGAtagaatattttgattaaaaaactttaaaactaaaGGCATGCAGTTTGCAAACACCAAATGTTGTGacatatattcaaattgataCACAtgatttaacttaaaatgtttcaaaagaAGTAAAAGTGTAGCTGTGACAGCTTTTACAATGATTTCTTTATGTCTATTCACATCTATACCCAGCTTAAGTGACTGGAGTACAGTCATGGGCATCTCTTCTGGTAATAAATCTGCCATAATATTCATAGAATATGTTTTTGCAGTAGAAGTAGGTGCAGCTGCTAACAATATCTTCAGTAATGCAATCATATATTGCGGTAAATTTGGTAGCACttctctgtataaaatttcagttTCAGTCTGCTCAACTTCCCTTTCACCTTTAGTTAGAGGGCTTCGTGCGATTTCAATTTCtctttcaatttgaatttcaGCAATACTTGTGTAGATGTGCTTTTTCAATACTTCTATACCTTCATGTATGGGTTGCGGCAGACCTGCGACAGTTTGACGGTCGCCTGGCAAAGAGTATCCAACAAATTTCACTCTCACATTGTCCAGAAAGTTATCAATATCCTTTTGCCGTACCTTTGATTGCCATGGAAGACTTCTAGGTAGAGGCGGCGGTGGTGGAGGACTATCGAATtgcttaaaatacatatagtatGGACAATTTTGATTTGAGTTTTGTGATCCTTCTATGGGCATTGACTGAAACTCCATAGAATAATCTTCAGATCCATTGCTTTGCTCTTCTTTCTCAACATACATTTGTTCATCAGATTCATCTAAAGatgtttgtttcataaatgTCTGTCTTCTTAGTGCTCTTTCATTCTCCTTTAGCTTTCTCTGACTTGGGTTTTGGTTCTCCAGCATGTCTACAGCACTCGGTGGTGGGGAACTGGCTCTCATACCTTTGATCACTTCAAGAGTATCTTCCATGACTGGAGGCAAATTATATTTCTCCCTCAATCGAGCTTTTCTCTCTTTAAGTTCTTTAATTCCACCTAAATACACAAGTAAAACTTTCCACAGCAAAAGTAAAACTTTTTTCATGGGAAAATGTGGTGCAGTGCCTGCCCCCAAGTGGGTTACCATATTCAACAGTTGTACTGGGAGTAATTCTTCCCCAAAAGGTGTACCAAGTTCCTCTTTAAAGGTTTTAATCAGGTGTGCATATTCAGTACTGGGATTATTCTTTTCAGTCCTCATATGttcagttattaaatatagaactGAAATTATAACTCTCAAATTAGTAGAATCAGCTAATGATTCCGCAAGTTTCCTTGATGCTATAGTTGTATTACTTCTGACGATTTCGAGATTCAATAATTCCACAAAGGCTGCAAATGTTCCCATTTCATACaacatgaatatatttagaCGAGCCCACTGTGCCTGTTCAGCGTCAGATTGCATTTCGGCCCAGCACCCTTGagctaaatacaaaatacatcgTGTCGCTCGCATCCGCATCTCACTAACTGCAATATCTAAATGTTCtaacaatttcattataacCGTACGCCGTTGTTTTTCAGTAAGCCTTTGCCAACTTGGGGGATAGTTAAATTCTTCCATGATATCTTCGAAAGCCTTTACGTTTAATTGAAATTCCGGATGTTCAGTGTAACTATATAATTCAGCGATTTCGTTGGCCTGTGTATCACAATCATCATAGACGAAATCTAATTCAGGACTCTCCATATCGTTGACACAATCGCCCTCTTCCATGGGGCGGCGCACATCAGGCAGCTTTGTGCCGCCTCTTCGCCCGTTTCCATTAGTACCCATTGTGAGTGTGTTTTCTTCACACGTACATTACATCTTagacaaaacaaaactaattaaCTTCTGTTTTTTCCTCTCaaaaattcaatcaataaTCAAGTGTCAAATttcagtgtatttttttttataattgaagtcCATGCAAACATGAAACAACTGTCAAATGTTAAGTTTCTTCTACACAGACATGAATGATAAAAACATAGACAGtacagtaataatataatttttgttgtcTTTTGTTGTCTGTGCTTTATCTGTTGTCTGTGGATCTCGTTTAAAGGTGGGGGAGATTGTTTTGTGATTattgtgaataatataataagtttttatgtaattacctatgaagaaaaacatacaaaataatatataaaattacttttcagGTTATATATAGTTGTTATCTCTTCAGTTTatgtaaaatctttatttggtTCCTTGGTTAAAACTACCTCGATTCTCAGGTAACTTAGCTGTGTTTTCACTCATGTTCGTATCTCGggatatacaataatatttttatagtacatttaacattttttgcaGCTTCAAAATGgcagaactagctgcgctttTACAAACGGAAATACCTGAAGGTCGTAATCACCTCACGGATAGTCATACAAATCTGGAGCGAGTGGCTGAATATTGTGAAGCTAATTACTTCCAATCTGAAAACAAGCGACTCGCTCTTGaaagtacaaaaaattatacaactcAGTCTCTCGCTAGTGTCgcttatcaaataaatacactcGCATACAACTTCCTACAACTATTGGAATTACAAACCATGCAATTAGCTGAGATGGAAGGGCAGATGAATCATATAGCTCAGACTGTTGCTATTCATAAGGAGAAGGTAGCTCGAAGAGAAATTGGTGTACTAACAGCAAATAAAGTGACAAATAGGCAGTATAAAATCATTGCTCCAGCGAATCCTGAAAAACCCATTAAGTATGTTAGGAAGAGCATTGATTATACAGGTTTGTCTATATATTTTCACTAacttaattcaaaaaatttatacaattgagTAGACTGTATAAAAGTCATATTGCTTACTGAAAGAATTATATCGATTTCTACAATTATTAACCTCTCATATTTTTTCACAGCTCTCGATGACATAGGACACGGTGCTCATTGGAACAGTGGCATGAGTGGTACACCTCGTGGCCGTCGATCTGGGTCTGTTCCTGGAGCCGCACCCCTTCCTGCACCCACTACAAAGCCGCCAACACCACCAGCTGCTGTTCGGTCTGCATCAGCTTCTAATACTGGCACCCTTGGACGTGGTACTTTAGGTAAGAGGCAATGaactattcatatatatatatatattaaaggtACCAGCAAGATgtagattaataaattttaaattgtgtaaattCATCATAAATTTCGCTTATGCATTTCATGTactaaattgataataaatcatctgttaaataatttgttctttttaatactggggttattttatgtacttgaataaaactaataatgcAATTTAGCAGTTGCAGTAATTTTGTTATGGAAATACATAAGCTACTTATACcagaaaaattatcatatttacaacagttaaacattattttgattgcAATGTGACAAATGTGCcttatgtttgttatataataagtaagtgTTCAAACAGGCAAGTCATCTCGTGAGTACCGCACTCCGCCAGCAGTCGCCCCTCCCCAAGTACCATCGCACTATGCACCCAACTACCCTCGGAGACCCCCTGGCTACTCTACGCTGCCTGTCGCTCAACCACAGGTGTGAATTCTGACtagttctatatatttttttatagtttaatgtaatatatcatATGGATAGAGTTTAAAAAACCAAGTCAAGTAATTTTAAGGATGTTTGTGAAGAATATTGCTTGCTTGttcatgtaatattatgtttaaatgtttaactgaactgtatgaaatttgaaagcatttaaagtatgaaataaacCATGATAATACAAGTATAGAATCCATTTCACTGATTAATCTTCTTATGAGaacaaaattctttttttactaGTGAATGAACGAAATGTACTTAATTTCATTGGTTTTGAAATATTGCTTTTCATTCCAGGTTGGCATGGTGCATCCCAATCAACACCAATCTTCCACTAATTACTCTCAACAAGACTTACACG from Zerene cesonia ecotype Mississippi unplaced genomic scaffold, Zerene_cesonia_1.1 Zces_u002, whole genome shotgun sequence encodes the following:
- the LOC119838325 gene encoding striatin-interacting protein 1, with product MGTNGNGRRGGTKLPDVRRPMEEGDCVNDMESPELDFVYDDCDTQANEIAELYSYTEHPEFQLNVKAFEDIMEEFNYPPSWQRLTEKQRRTVIMKLLEHLDIAVSEMRMRATRCILYLAQGCWAEMQSDAEQAQWARLNIFMLYEMGTFAAFVELLNLEIVRSNTTIASRKLAESLADSTNLRVIISVLYLITEHMRTEKNNPSTEYAHLIKTFKEELGTPFGEELLPVQLLNMVTHLGAGTAPHFPMKKVLLLLWKVLLVYLGGIKELKERKARLREKYNLPPVMEDTLEVIKGMRASSPPPSAVDMLENQNPSQRKLKENERALRRQTFMKQTSLDESDEQMYVEKEEQSNGSEDYSMEFQSMPIEGSQNSNQNCPYYMYFKQFDSPPPPPPLPRSLPWQSKVRQKDIDNFLDNVRVKFVGYSLPGDRQTVAGLPQPIHEGIEVLKKHIYTSIAEIQIEREIEIARSPLTKGEREVEQTETEILYREVLPNLPQYMIALLKILLAAAPTSTAKTYSMNIMADLLPEEMPMTVLQSLKLGIDVNRHKEIIVKAVTATLLLLLKHFKLNHVYQFEYMSQHLVFANCMPLVLKFFNQNILSYVGAKNTIPIFDFPACVIGEQPELTKECLDIGDTSVPYSWRNVFSCINLLRILNKLTKWKNARIMMLVVFKSAPILKRTLKVRHALMQFYVLKLLKMQTKYLGRQWRKTNMKTISAIYSKVRHRLNDDWAFGNDVDARPWDFQDEECALRACVDRFNRRRYGTMADQESELTPVDKDINSVLDTNFDLDEEFKENYEMWLEREVYNNEINWDVLLSA
- the LOC119838375 gene encoding abl interactor 2 isoform X2; this encodes MAELAALLQTEIPEGRNHLTDSHTNLERVAEYCEANYFQSENKRLALESTKNYTTQSLASVAYQINTLAYNFLQLLELQTMQLAEMEGQMNHIAQTVAIHKEKVARREIGVLTANKVTNRQYKIIAPANPEKPIKYVRKSIDYTALDDIGHGAHWNSGMSGTPRGRRSGSVPGAAPLPAPTTKPPTPPAAVRSASASNTGTLGRGTLGKSSREYRTPPAVAPPQVPSHYAPNYPRRPPGYSTLPVAQPQVGMVHPNQHQSSTNYSQQDLHASMPPPPSPLIGSDGEHSQHSMSLPGQRASSSSGGGGSARGGSVSPPLPPPPMDDELAHDAFGRTHHLNNKMGNQYTSAVPAIVPDEEDLPGWVPKNYIEKVVAIYDYYADKEDELSFQESSVIYVLKKNDDGWWEGVMDGVTGLFPGNYVEPCV
- the LOC119838375 gene encoding abl interactor 2 isoform X1, whose protein sequence is MAELAALLQTEIPEGRNHLTDSHTNLERVAEYCEANYFQSENKRLALESTKNYTTQSLASVAYQINTLAYNFLQLLELQTMQLAEMEGQMNHIAQTVAIHKEKVARREIGVLTANKVTNRQYKIIAPANPEKPIKYVRKSIDYTALDDIGHGAHWNSGMSGTPRGRRSGSVPGAAPLPAPTTKPPTPPAAVRSASASNTGTLGRGTLGKSSREYRTPPAVAPPQVPSHYAPNYPRRPPGYSTLPVAQPQVGMVHPNQHQSSTNYSQQDLHASMPPPPSPLIGSDGEHSQHSMSLPGQSCRVLQRASSSSGGGGSARGGSVSPPLPPPPMDDELAHDAFGRTHHLNNKMGNQYTSAVPAIVPDEEDLPGWVPKNYIEKVVAIYDYYADKEDELSFQESSVIYVLKKNDDGWWEGVMDGVTGLFPGNYVEPCV